CCAATAGTGCAGCGCGAGAGCAGCGAAGAGGACATTCCCACCAGGGAACCTGCCTCCACGTGCGCGGCATGGACCATTGCCATGTGTCCCACCGTGACATCATCTTCTAGTACACATGGCGTGTCCTCTTCTACGTGGAAGACGCAATTGTCCTGAATATTGCACCTAGAGCCAATGCGAATTGCGCCCACGTCGCCGCGCAGGACACTGCCATAAAACACGGAGGAATCCGGGCCGATTTCTACATCGCCAATGATGGTGGCATTGGGCGCAATCCACGCACTGCGGTGGATGCGCGGCTTTTTCCCACACAAGGCAAAAGCAGCATGTCAGTCCTTTCGAGGAAACTATTCCACCACCACGGCTAGGGCGGGGGAAAGTTCATAGTCGCCGGGGTAGGGGAGGTGGTCTACGAGGGCGTCGGCAAGCGCGGGCGTAAGCGGAATGACCCAGCCGCGCCGGGGATCTTTGATGGGCAAGGCGTCCTTTTTCACGGCGGGAAAATGCACCGTCGTGGTGGGGGAGGCCAAAGTGGCTGACTCGCGGGAGCGTGCTACCTCCAGCAATACCTCCGCGCCGGGTTGGTCAGTGACGACGATGATAAGCGGGCCAGCGGTGTGGATTTCCAGTTTTTCTACCCGTGCGGTGGGGGCGGTGAAATCGGGGTGAGCTAAGCGCGGGGGCTGCGCGCCGGTAAGTCGGGCGAGGGCGTCTTTTAATCCCATAAGCCCTTAGTCTAACCTGACTTAGGTCATGGGCAGGTGAGTAACGTCACTCTTGACACTGTTACCTGGTGGTTTTGTTTGTGGGGTGGGATTTTTCCGCACTAAGTGGGTAGTTCCGGGGTGTTCAGTAGTCTGATTTTGGTGAGTCCTTATATTCGCACCGTCAAGACTGCCTCTGGGGAGATAGCGGTGCAGGTGGTGTTCTCTGAACGCAAAAGTGCGAAAAGGATGAAGCAATCGGCTCAGCGCATTCAGAGTCTGAGCTTGTGCTTTTGCTGGCTGAGGCTCAACGCATCGTCGATGGTGACCAACTCGCAATGGACTTCGGCGAGGTTACACACCCCACCGGCAACAGGCAGTGTTTTCAACCCGCTGCCGGTAGCCGGTCAGCGGGTTGGATACTTGCTGGACTGTATTGATGCGTGTTTCAACGAGTTAGGCCTTGCAGCAGCAAGCGGCGATGATCCGGTGCTTCGTGTTCTGGTGCGTGCCCGGAACATCCATCCCAGCTCAAAGCTGGATTCCATCGAGACTCTTGCCGAGGTTGGCATCACCAGCGCAAGCTACCGCACCATCCAGAGGCGTCTTTCCTCCTTCGCCACCGAATCGTTCGGGGAGATACAAACCCAAGCGTTGGCCCATCATGCAGGTATTGGGCCAAGCGCATTTATCTTGTACGACGTGACCATCTTGTACGGTGCTGTTGCTAAGTTGGGTGGAGAACCGCGAACACTCCTTTCTTCGTCGCCTGGCCAGCATTATGGCCCAGCCTGCTTAGATATTCTGGAAGACTCGGTTGACGATCACCGCGTCCGGGTTCGGTTGCCCGTAGGCAAACATCGTGCCTTGCCCTTTCCGCAATGAGTGCATCGCCTCCATCCCTTTCAACGTCCGATATGCAGATGTCCGGTTCTTAAACGCGCCTTTCGGCCCGAGGATCCGCTTCAGCCGACCATGGTCGCCTTCCAGGATGTTGTTGAGGTATTTCACCTGCCGGTGTTCCACTGTTGGCGGGCAGATTCCCTCTGACTTCAACTCGGCGATTGCCCTGGCTAGTGAGGGTGCTTTATCGGTGTTGATCACTCTGGGATACCCGGCTGACGCATTGGATCTGAGGGCCTTGGCCAGGAAACGCTTCGCTGCGACCACGTTCCGCTTCGGAGAGAGGTAAAAGTCCAGGGTCTGACCACCGGCGGTGATCGCCCGATAGAGTTAGCACCACCTGCCGCCGACCCGGATATAGGTCTCATCCACCCGCCAGGAACTGGCCTGCCAGTCAGGTACCTGCCGGTACCACCGTGTTTGCTTGTCCAGCTCAGGGGCGTATTTCTGGACCCAGCGGTAGATCGTGGTGTGATCGACCGGCACGCCCCGCTCGGTCATCATTTCCTCCAGATCGCGGTAGCTCACCCCGTAGCGGCAGT
The nucleotide sequence above comes from Corynebacterium tuberculostearicum. Encoded proteins:
- a CDS encoding gamma carbonic anhydrase family protein, which codes for MCGKKPRIHRSAWIAPNATIIGDVEIGPDSSVFYGSVLRGDVGAIRIGSRCNIQDNCVFHVEEDTPCVLEDDVTVGHMAMVHAAHVEAGSLVGMSSSLLSRCTIGTGSLIAAGAVVLEGTAIPPRSLAAGVPAKVRRELSPEESQAFIAHAARYVDCARSQSDAALSLDEVTFD